The DNA segment GGGATAGAAAATGTTAAGGAGCTGTCGGGCTCATTGGAGCTCTAGGGAGGTTGCCGGGAAGAGCGTGTGAAACAATTTCCGATTATTACACTGACAACGGATTTCGGATACAGAGACCCCCTGACCGGGATCATGAAGGGGATTATCCTTGGGTTAAACCCTGGAGTGAGGATTGTTGACATTACCCACGGCATACAGAAATATGACGTTCGTGAGGCGGCGCTCATTATCGGGATGGGTTTCAGAGATTTTCCCCTGGGGAGTATTCATGTCGTCATTACCGACCCGGGTGTCGGATCGTCGAGGAGACCCATCCTTGTGGCAGCCGAAGACCATTACTTCGTCGGACCCGACAACGGTCTTTTTTCGGTCATATACCACGAGACTGAACGGTTGAGGGTTTTTCACATAACGGCAGAGCACTACCTGAGGCGTGAGAGGAGTACCACGTTCCACGGCAGGGATATCTTTGCCCCTGTGGCTGCCTGGCTCTCGAGGGGCATTGATCCGGCGAACTTCGGCGAGGAGATAACGGACTATGTGAAGCTCCGCTTTCCCAGCCCTTCGATGCCGACGGGGTCGACGCTTGAAGGCGAGGTCATCTATATAGACACCTTCGGCAATGCCATGACAAACATCAGGCGAAAGGACATCGATGCCCTCCGTTCTCTTAAACCGGCCGGAAAGATGAGGATTGTGTCGAAGGGGAAGGAGATAGCCTTCAAGGAGTATTATAGTCAGGCAGAGGACAAAGAACTCTACGCCCTGATCAACAGCAT comes from the Thermodesulfovibrionales bacterium genome and includes:
- a CDS encoding SAM-dependent chlorinase/fluorinase, which gives rise to MKQFPIITLTTDFGYRDPLTGIMKGIILGLNPGVRIVDITHGIQKYDVREAALIIGMGFRDFPLGSIHVVITDPGVGSSRRPILVAAEDHYFVGPDNGLFSVIYHETERLRVFHITAEHYLRRERSTTFHGRDIFAPVAAWLSRGIDPANFGEEITDYVKLRFPSPSMPTGSTLEGEVIYIDTFGNAMTNIRRKDIDALRSLKPAGKMRIVSKGKEIAFKEYYSQAEDKELYALINSMDYLELFVFRGDSSRDFGMRIGDTIGIMLM